The Calliopsis andreniformis isolate RMS-2024a chromosome 10, iyCalAndr_principal, whole genome shotgun sequence nucleotide sequence GTCTGTCATATtgaatcattactttcatacgagCAACTGTCTTTCTCTCTGCCTTATGCAGTTCCATCTTTTTAACGATATATATAGTTTCTGATCGAACCTTCAAATTTGCTATTTATGTTTTTATACTTTAGAGGAACTTCGTAGAACTCTCAAGAAAAGAAAGTTTGTTACACAAGTCTATAATTAATCTTATTGTGAGCTGCTCTGCAGAAATCGACTCAGAAATACTTGTTTAGTTGAAGTAGAAGCAAATTCCTTCTCATGTCTAATCCAAGATATTCTCGGACAGTATATTTTTCTGCAGGGTGGAGGTTTCCATAAACTAACAAATGACTATACTTGTTTTAAAGATTGAATTGCATAAAAAGAAAGGTTGCATCAATCGCAGATACTAAATTCGAGCACATAATATCAGCATTATTCAACACTGAAGATAATGGACAGACAGGACATTACTTGGCTTTTTCCAGTAAAGGATAGTATTTCGCACATATACTTTTGGAAGGAAAGATATGGATTATACACTAGGACATAGTGGATAATATTAAAGTGCACAGGATCAAATTTTTAACCTCTGCGTAATCGATAGCATAGGAACACAAAATTAGTCTTACTATTTTCATACGTAAATAATAATCGTATCTCGTATGATTAACTGTAAGATCATTGTACTATATCACTGCAATGTACTAATTCCTGTTTTCGTGTGATGCTCAGGATTTGAAGGATTATATGAGACAGGCTGGAGAAGTGACGTACGCAGATGCACACAAGCAACGCAGAAACGAAGGGTGAGTCTCAAATTATCTCGATGTCATAGAAACTTCATTAAACttatattactgttatatttattaatttatttttaatttatcatTACAGAGTCGTAGAATTCGCAACATACTCGGACCTGAAGAACGCTATTGACAAATTGGACGATACCGAATTGAATGGACGCAGAATCAGGCTCATCGAAGACAAAAGACGTGGTCGCCGCTCCAGATCGTCGAGCTCGAGATCAAGATCAAGGTCACGATCTCGATCTCGCCGCCGATCTCGCTCCCGCTCAAGGTATTATCGTCGTTCTCGAACCCGATCAAGGTACTGTCGGGGGGCGACATGTCTCTCCAATCATTTTTTACTTTTAAAATCGTGTCCATACGATTTTACAATTTAATCATTTCCAAATCGCTCCATACCTTCTTAATCGATTCTTTTTTGATCATACATCTAAAGGGCTATACAATTCATTGTGCATTGCATGATAAATTTGTATATAATAAAGTAGCTAATGGATAAATTGATCAAAGATCGATATTTAACGGAACATTCACCATTTTCTGTTTATGTAAATTATGAACAGTTCATAAGAGtttctttttttgtatttaGGAGTCGTCGCAGCTCtcgcagccgtagccgtcgtaGCAGCCGCTCCAAATCAAGAGCACATTCTAAATCAAAATCCAAATCCAAATCCAAATCCCCTGAGCGTAGTCGCTCTCGTTCCAAATCCAAGTGagtatccacagtcctcgatgtttttattattgtatattattgttttataatattattacgaatatgtagtatttttatttcatttgctTTGTTTCTTGCGCAATTTTATCAGCAATACTTGCGGAGAATATTTCTCTATGATACATTATTGCACATTTTTATATGTTTTGTTAATAATGTGTTGGCATTGCGTTTGGGCTGGTTTTGTAACTGCCTGCCTCTCGCCGCTTCCGTTTTTATCTTCCCACATTTTTACCAAAGTTTAGAAAACGGGATTAGAAAATTGATTAGTTTGTGTATGATTTTTACTTGTATATTTTTCTGTCCTTTTTCCCCCTTCTTCATTTGATCTATATAATTTTACAGATCAAGAGACCGCTCAAAGTCGAAATCTAAGTCAAAGTCCAAATCCAGATCTCGTTCTAGGTCCAAGGCTGAGAGGTCAAAGTCCAGGTCGCAGTCCAAATCCAAAGCCAAGTCTCCCTCGAAGTGAGTTTAAGTGATAACAATTAGCGCAAGACAGGCAAATACATAGTCGTTTCTTTAATCCCAGATCTTCTTCCAGAGATAGATCTAGTCGCGAGAGATCGAGGGGCGACAGATCGAGGTCCCGATCAGGAAGCAAACACAGCAAAAGCCGTAGCCGTTCACGCTCGCCAATGAACGGAGACAAATCGCCGGAAAGTAATAAACAGAAAGCTGACTAAGCGATAAGGAACGAGAGAAACGGGAGAGAATATGATAAAAAGGGATTATGAAGAGAGTGAAGCTTTTTTGGACAGAAGTTTTTCTCCTTTGTCAACccctttttctttttccttttttacaTTAAGTGCATTCAAGAAGCCAATTTTTCACACCCTTGATTTAAGATGTCATTCTTTTGTGACACCATTAATTGTAATTAACGTAATATTGTACCATCGTTTTAACGAGCTATGCGAGAACAAATTATGAAGTCTTTGTTGGAAAGTGAAAAGAAAAAAACTGATGTGATTATCTATCAGTTTAAGTATAATTGTACATGAATTACTTAACTGGAACCAATCTTATATATTGGTTTTTTTCtcaattaattttaatcatAACACGATAAAGTCGTCACCTTGAAGAAAAAAACACCACTCGCGCATTTAGAAAAATAAGATTGTCTTCATACGTACCTTAAAACGGACTCTACACGTTTTCGATGTATCGCCGTATATCGAGGAATTCTCCTGTAATGGCTTTTTGTATATATTCCTAAATAATTCACATTACAAATAAGAAAAACATGTGATGTGTATTAAATTTAGCGGTAAGAGGTATCTTATTATCAATAAAAATTCACGTCAAGCCTAATTTCACGTTGTATACCTATCTGTTTATACCTATGATTAGGCTGAGCGTAATTACAATCTAATTCAGAGGGAATTGCGAAACTGAAAAATTTCACCGTCACAATCGTAACGAATTCTGAATTTGATTActatttttagaatatttagTGTAAATCTCGTGTACTGGAAAATAATCAACTATTTTATGATTAACACTTGTCAGAGCCAATACAAATTCACTCGATTATTTTCTATCTTTTGTTCAATGTCTTGTTAACCTACCCACAAGTTCAAGAAACTTCCCCGTTTAAAGTACACGACATCTATACCATCTTGACAATCGCACGAATGCTTCATGCATTGTGCACAGAGCAAGACAGAATTGCTGCTTAAATGTCAGGACAACGGGACTCGACGTGCCAAAAGAATGATTTACCAAAATCGCTGCAAGGGACAGAGGATGCAGAATTCGTTTGGAACATGATAGTTGAGAGATTCCCAAACGCTGCGCCGCTTCTTTGCGAGATGGAAACGGTAATTGAGCGCGCTGAGGATCTTCTAGAGCAGCTTCGTGTGCCTTGCTGTCGTGAAATTGGTCAGTTGATCTTTTAAATCAATTTCTCTGAGATTAACTATAGACTTCATTCTTGCCTTTGGAAGACTACGTATCTATCTCATTTTTTCGCGAATATTTAGAAACGTCAACGTCCTTCTGCACTCCTGAGTCAGAGACTATCTCGATGATGTCCGCTAGAGGTTCCTTGACTGCTGAGAATGAAGTAAGTTTGTGTTTAATTTAAAGTCGCATATTTATGATTTATTGAAGATAGCAACTGATAGAGAATTTACTGAAGAACGTAGAGAACTATGTCAGCCAGAGTGTCGCAGAAGTACAAGTCTCTGAAAGTAAAATATGCGTAGCAGGAGACATTGACTTCATCGACCATAAGCAGAAGAGAGTCTCACATGAACAGAATTGCGGAGATCGATTAAGTTCTTTCCTTCCCACGCGTGAAAAGTCTTCGACTGTTGAAAAACCCAGTTCTATGAATGTTGATACATGTCTGTGGGCTGTTCGACAATTATATTAgcacaattttttttataattatatctGAACTGcgtttttttttatatagacGTTGATCAGAGGACGAAGGAGGCGCGCAGCTTGGAAGCGTGGGAAAAGGTAGTGGGCAATGCTCTGCGAAAGTCAACTCTCGgtactaaaaaatattaaaaacttcAGAATAGGTTCTAACAAATGCACACTACTGATTTAATTCTTGCTTTAGCGGACGACCAGGCACCCAAAGCGTCAATTGATAAAAAACATACTCGAAATAAGGAGAATAAAAAGGATACCAGTATGAAGGGTACTTTTTTATAAGTTTAATCTCATTTCAAAGGAAATTTAATTAGAAACCTATTTTAGAGCGAGAGAACTCTTGCATTATTCTTCATTGTCAGAGAATGGGCGCTGACGTGGGTGACTCGACTGTTGAGATCAATTCGGAACAGAATATAGATAGTCAAGAATTAATCGAATCTAAAGACGATACTGTTTCGTTTAAAGTACATCTGTTCACTTATAGAATATCGTATAGTGTTCATTTATTAACTAGAAATTAATTCTAAAGGGTAACGGCGACATAAGCTTGCAAAAAGGCACAGGACGAACTGCATTAAGTATTTTACAAGCATACGCTGAGCGTTGCAAAGTGCCTGTTGTTTATCAGCATATAACTGATGGTCCACATCGTCATAAATCGAATGTTCACGTAATTCGCGGCAACCTCGGTGGATTCGCTGGTAATACTTTGTAGCATTAAGTAATTCGATCCTATTCcaaacgttttatacaatttatcaGCAACTTGTCGAGGTAATAGTGAGGAGTCTACTAAAAATTGTGTGGCAATGAAGATACTACGAATGATTGCTAATCAGCAGATGGATGACGAGAAGCTTGTCACTCTGATGGATCTTACAAAAGAGGAGTA carries:
- the B52 gene encoding serine and arginine rich splicing factor B52 isoform X21, with protein sequence MVGTRVYVGGLPYGTRERDLERFFRGYGRFRDVLIKNGYGFVEFDDYRDADDAVYELNGKELLGERVAVEIARGVSGRRGDRGYGRSRSWRDKYGPPTRTEYRLTVENLSSRVSWQDLKDYMRQAGEVTYADAHKQRRNEGVVEFATYSDLKNAIDKLDDTELNGRRIRLIEDKRRGRRSRSSSSRSRSRSRSRSRRRSRSRSRYYRRSRTRSRSRRSSRSRSRRSSRSKSRAHSKSKSKSKSKSPERSRSRSKSKSRDRSKSKSKSKSKSRSRSRSKAERSKSRSQSKSKAKSPSKSSSRDRSSRERSRGDRSRSRSGSKHSKSRSRSRSPMNGDKSPESNKQKAD
- the B52 gene encoding serine and arginine rich splicing factor B52 isoform X8 codes for the protein MVGTRVYVGGLPYGTRERDLERFFRGYGRFRDVLIKNGYGFVEFDDYRDADDAVYELNGKELLGERVAVEIARGVSGRRGDRGYGRSRSWRDKDSVNRNTRTASSYKQSLPRYGPPTRTEYRLTVENLSSRVSWQDLKDYMRQAGEVTYADAHKQRRNEGVVEFATYSDLKNAIDKLDDTELNGRRIRLIEDKRRGRRSRSSSSRSRSRSRSRSRRRSRSRSRYYRRSRTRSRSRRSSRSRSRRSSRSKSRAHSKSKSKSKSKSPERSRSRSKSKSRDRSKSKSKSKSKSRSRSRSKAERSKSRSQSKSKAKSPSKSSSRDRSSRERSRGDRSRSRSGSKHSKSRSRSRSPMNGDKSPESNKQKAD
- the B52 gene encoding serine and arginine rich splicing factor B52 isoform X11, which codes for MVGTRVYVGGLPYGTRERDLERFFRGYGRFRDVLIKNGYGFVEFDDYRDADDAVYELNGKELLGERITVERARGTPRGSDQWRYGDSRGGYGDSRRSARDDMRHDRDSVNRNTRTASSYKQSLPRYGPPTRTEYRLTVENLSSRVSWQDLKDYMRQAGEVTYADAHKQRRNEGVVEFATYSDLKNAIDKLDDTELNGRRIRLIEDKRRGRRSRSSSSRSRSRSRSRSRRRSRSRSRYYRRSRTRSRSRRSSRSRSRRSSRSKSRAHSKSKSKSKSKSPERSRSRSKSKSRSRSKAERSKSRSQSKSKAKSPSKSSSRDRSSRERSRGDRSRSRSGSKHSKSRSRSRSPMNGDKSPESNKQKAD